From a region of the Equus przewalskii isolate Varuska chromosome 2, EquPr2, whole genome shotgun sequence genome:
- the SH3BGRL3 gene encoding SH3 domain-binding glutamic acid-rich-like protein 3, with product MSGLRVYSTSVTGSREIKSQQSEVTRILDGKRIQYQLVDISQDNALRDEMRALAGNPKATPPQIVNGDQYCGDYELFVEAVEQNTLQEFLKLA from the exons ATGAGCGGCCTGCGCGTCTACAGCACGTCGGTCACCGGCTCCCGCGAA atCAAGTCCCAGCAGAGCGAGGTGACACGCATCCTGGATGGGAAGCGCATCCAGTACCAGCTAGTGGACATCTCTCAGGACAACGCCCTGCGGGATGAGATGCGAGCCTTGGCAGGCAACCCTAAGGCCACCCCACCCCAGATTGTCAACGGGGACCAGTACTGTGGG gactATGAGCTCTTCGTGGAGGCTGTGGAGCAAAACACGCTGCAGGAGTTCCTGAAACTGGCCTAA